In Leptolyngbya sp. NIES-2104, the genomic window ACGTTTTGAGCTTCGAGAATCGAGAGAAGCGTATGTGAGTAACCGTTTCGCGATAGTCTAAATGAACCGTCTCGTTTCGCGCAATCCGAACTGCCAGAGACTGACGGAAACTTTAAACTCCTTTCACTGCATAGTAAGACGACTCGTTCCAGGAACCGACGTTTATGACTGCCTTCTTTACCTCCAACGCGACCGAGACGACCCAAGCACACCCGCCCAGCGATTCCCGCGAACGGGTGCGCCAGTGGCTACAATCTTTTCAGGATAAAGTCTGTGAAGGCTTAGAAGCCGCAGACGGAGAAGCTCAATTTAAACAAGATAGTTGGACACGAGAAGAAGGCGGCGGCGGTCGATCGCGAGTCATGCGCGAAGGTCGAGTCTTCGAGCAAGGTGGAGTCAATTTCTCGGAAGTTTGGGGCAAGGATTTACCGCCTTCGATTTTGGTTCAGCGCCCGGAAGCACAGGGTCACAGCTTCTACGCGACGGGGACTTCGATGGTGCTGCATCCGCGCAATCCTTACATTCCAACGGTGCATCTAAACTATCGCTATTTTGAAGCGGGTCCGGTTTGGTGGTTCGGTGGCGGAATCGATTTAACGCCGTACTATCCGTTTGAAGAAGATGTGATCCACTTCCATCAAACGCTGAAAGACGCTTGCGATCGTCATCATTCTGAGTACTATCCGACCTTTAAACTCTGGTGCGACGAGTACTTCTATCTGAAGCACCGTAAGGAAACTCGTGGAGTAGGCGGAATCTTCTTCGATTATCAAGATACGAGAGGCGATCTTTACCCAATTTCGTATCCAGGTTCGCAAAGTGATACTCCTGCGGCACTCAGAAGCAAGGAAGTCGGAACGGTTCAAAATCGCACCTGGGAAGACCTATTCGCGTTTGTGCAGTCTTGTGGCGATGCGTTCTTACCTGCTTACACCCCGATCGTAGAACGTCGTCACAATACAGAATATAGCGATCAACAAAGACAGTTCCAACTCTACCGCCGTGGGCGATATGTGGAATTTAACCTGGTGTACGATCGCGGAACGATTTTCGGACTGCAAACAAACGGGCGCACCGAATCGATTCTGATGTCGTTGCCGCCGATGGTGCGCTGGGAATATGGCTACGAACCCGAACCCGGCAGCCCAGAAGCGCGGTTGTATGAAATTTTCTTGAAGCCGCAAGACTGGATCAATTGGTCAAAAAACGGGGCACACTAAGCGCGATGGTGAAGAGCCATTGATATCCATTTGTTAAGCCTTGCAATTT contains:
- the hemF gene encoding oxygen-dependent coproporphyrinogen oxidase, whose translation is MTAFFTSNATETTQAHPPSDSRERVRQWLQSFQDKVCEGLEAADGEAQFKQDSWTREEGGGGRSRVMREGRVFEQGGVNFSEVWGKDLPPSILVQRPEAQGHSFYATGTSMVLHPRNPYIPTVHLNYRYFEAGPVWWFGGGIDLTPYYPFEEDVIHFHQTLKDACDRHHSEYYPTFKLWCDEYFYLKHRKETRGVGGIFFDYQDTRGDLYPISYPGSQSDTPAALRSKEVGTVQNRTWEDLFAFVQSCGDAFLPAYTPIVERRHNTEYSDQQRQFQLYRRGRYVEFNLVYDRGTIFGLQTNGRTESILMSLPPMVRWEYGYEPEPGSPEARLYEIFLKPQDWINWSKNGAH